In Populus trichocarpa isolate Nisqually-1 chromosome 7, P.trichocarpa_v4.1, whole genome shotgun sequence, the following proteins share a genomic window:
- the LOC7466801 gene encoding linamarin synthase 2: MGSLNNKPHAVLLPYPAQGHVNPLMQLARLLHSKGFHVTFVNTEFNHRRLVRSNGPEFFKGLLDFRFETIPDGLPPSDRDATQDIWALSDSVRKNCLDPFRELLAKLNSSPELPPVTCIISDGLMSFAIEAAEELDIPEIQFWTASAIGLMGFLQFEELVKRGIVPFKDENFINDGTLDMPLGWIPGVKNIRLKDMPSLIRTTDPDDIMLKFMSDEAQNCLKASAIIFNTFDEIEHVVLEAIVTKFPRIYTIGPLSLLGRNMPPTQAKSLRSNLWKEDLKCFEWLDKQEPKSVLYVNYGSITVMTDQQFEEFAWGLANSNHPFLWIVRPDVVMGSSGFLPKEYHEEIKNRGFLAPWCPQDEVLSHPSIGAFLTHGGWNSTLESISSGIPMLCWPFFDEQPMNCRYLCTIWGIGMEINHYVKREEVEAIVKQMMEGEKGKRMKNNALQWKKKAEAAASIGGSSYNNFNKFISEVLHFKGNIH, translated from the exons ATGGGTTCTCTCAACAACAAACCCCATGCAGTCCTGCTTCCCTACCCAGCACAAGGCCATGTTAATCCCTTGATGCAATTAGCCAGACTTCTGCATTCAAAAGGTTTCCACGTAACTTTTGTCAACACTGAGTTCAACCATAGACGCTTAGTCCGGTCTAATGGGCCAGAGTTTTTTAAGGGCTTGCTGGATTTTAGGTTCGAAACCATACCTGATGGATTGCCCCCTTCCGACCGTGATGCTACCCAAGATATTTGGGCCCTGAGTGATTCTGTCAGGAAAAATTGCTTGGATCCATTCAGAGAGCTATTAGCTAAGTTGAATTCATCACCTGAGTTGCCTCCTGTTACTTGCATTATCTCTGACGGGCTAATGAGCTTTGCAATTGAAGCTGCAGAAGAACTGGACATCCCTGAGATTCAATTCTGGACTGCCTCAGCTATTGGTCTGATGGGATTTTTGCAGTTTGAAGAACTTGTGAAGAGAGGCATTGTTCCGTTTAAAG ATGAAAACTTCATTAATGATGGAACCCTTGACATGCCTCTTGGTTGGATCCCTGGTGTAAAAAACATTCGCCTCAAGGATATGCCAAGCTTGATCCGAACCACTGACCCTGATGACATAATGTTGAAGTTCATGAGTGATGAAGCACAAAATTGTTTGAAAGCTTCTGCTATTATCTTCAACACATTTGATGAGATCGAACATGTGGTGCTAGAAGCAATTGTTACCAAGTTTCCTCGCATTTATACTATAGGCCCACTTTCTTTGCTCGGAAGGAACATGCCTCCAACACAAGCAAAGTCACTTAGGTCTAACTTATGGAAGGAAGACTTGAAATGCTTTGAATGGCTTGATAAACAAGAGCCAAAATCAGTGCTTTATGTGAATTATGGTAGCATAACAGTCATGACTGACCAACAGTTCGAAGAATTTGCGTGGGGGCTGGCAAACAGCAATCATCCATTTTTATGGATAGTTAGGCCTGATGTGGTGATGGGAAGTTCTGGATTTTTACCAAAAGAATATCACGAGGAGATCAAGAATAGAGGGTTCCTAGCACCCTGGTGTCCTCAGGATGAAGTACTTTCTCATCCATCAATTGGAGCTTTCTTGACACACGGTGGATGGAATTCTACCTTGGAGAGTATATCTAGTGGTATACCTATGCTTTGTTGGCCTTTCTTCGACGAACAACCGATGAATTGCCGGTACTTGTGCACCATTTGGGGCATTGGTATGGAGATTAACCATTATGTAAAGCGTGAGGAAGTTGAAGCCATTGTTAAGCAAATGATGGAAGGGGAGAAAGGGAAGCGGATGAAAAACAATGCTTTGCAATGGAAGAAGAAAGCTGAAGCTGCAGCCAGTATTGGAGGCTCATCCtacaataatttcaataaattcataAGTGAGGTGCTGCATTTTAAAGGAAATATTCACTGA
- the LOC7466800 gene encoding haloacid dehalogenase-like hydrolase domain-containing protein At4g39970 isoform X1, which translates to MASSLLISHSNFLSFSQSPTLFPFHLKTTAIKQRQRQHYSPPSRHLNIVSSSAASASLEALIFDCDGVILESEHLHRQAYNDAFAHFNVICSSSLPLNWSPDFYDVLQNRIGGGKPKMRWYFKEHGWPSSNLFEKPPEDDESRAKLIDTLQDWKTERYKEIIKSGTVEPRPGVLRLMDEAKAAGKKLAVCSAATKSSVILCLENLIGMERFQGLDCFLAGDDVKEKKPDPSIYVTASKMLGVSERDCLVVEDSVIGLQAATTAGMSCVITYTPSTADQDFKDAIAIYPDLSNVSIWFSSTVQIKRLRVVASKCCCCQLARKFSILLD; encoded by the exons ATGGCTTCTTCTCTGCTAATCTCTCACTCCAacttcctctctttctctcaatcCCCTACTCTCTTCCCTTTCCACCTCAAAACTACCGCTATAAAACAACGACAGCGACAACATTACTCTCCTCCTTCTCGTCACCTCAACATCGTCTCTTCTTCTGCCGCTTCAGCTTCTCTTGAAGCTCTAATATTTGACTGCGATGGAGTTATTTTAGAATCTGAACACCTCCATCGCCAAGCTTATAATGACGCTTTTGCTCACTTCAATGTTATCTGCtcttcttctctccctctcaatTGGTCTCCCGATTTCTATGATGTGCTCCAGAATCGTATCGGTGGTGGCAAACCTAAGATGCGATG GTATTTTAAGGAGCATGGATGGCCGTCTTCCAACCTATTTGAGAAGCCACCGGAGGATGATGAGAGCCGTGCTAAGCTGATTGATACTCTTCAG GATTGGAAAACTGAAAGGTACaaagaaataatcaaatctGGAACT GTGGAGCCCAGGCCTGGGGTTTTGAGGTTGATGGATGAGGCTAAGGCTGCT ggaaaaaagcTGGCTGTTTGCTCTGCAGCAACTAAAAGTTCAGTTATACTCTGTCTTGAGAACCTTATAGGAATG GAGCGGTTTCAAGGCCTTGATTGCTTTCTTGCAG GTGATGATGTCAAGGAAAAGAAGCCAGATCCATCAATTTATGTGACAGCTTCCAAG ATGCTTGGTGTGTCGGAGAGGGATTGTTTGGTGGTGGAGGATAGTGTCATTGGTCTACAG GCGGCAACAACAGCTGGAATGTCATGTGTTATCACTTACACCCCTTCAACAGCTGATCAG GATTTCAAAGATGCTATAGCAATTTACCCTGATTTGAGTAATGTGAG TATTTGGTTCTCATCAACTGTGCAGATTAAAAGACTTAGAGTTGTTGCTTCAAAATGTTGTTGCTGCCAGCTAGCTAGGAAATTCAGCATTTTGCTTGATTGA
- the LOC7466800 gene encoding haloacid dehalogenase-like hydrolase domain-containing protein At4g39970 isoform X2 → MASSLLISHSNFLSFSQSPTLFPFHLKTTAIKQRQRQHYSPPSRHLNIVSSSAASASLEALIFDCDGVILESEHLHRQAYNDAFAHFNVICSSSLPLNWSPDFYDVLQNRIGGGKPKMRWYFKEHGWPSSNLFEKPPEDDESRAKLIDTLQDWKTERYKEIIKSGTVEPRPGVLRLMDEAKAAGKKLAVCSAATKSSVILCLENLIGMERFQGLDCFLAGDDVKEKKPDPSIYVTASKMLGVSERDCLVVEDSVIGLQAATTAGMSCVITYTPSTADQDFKDAIAIYPDLSNVRLKDLELLLQNVVAAS, encoded by the exons ATGGCTTCTTCTCTGCTAATCTCTCACTCCAacttcctctctttctctcaatcCCCTACTCTCTTCCCTTTCCACCTCAAAACTACCGCTATAAAACAACGACAGCGACAACATTACTCTCCTCCTTCTCGTCACCTCAACATCGTCTCTTCTTCTGCCGCTTCAGCTTCTCTTGAAGCTCTAATATTTGACTGCGATGGAGTTATTTTAGAATCTGAACACCTCCATCGCCAAGCTTATAATGACGCTTTTGCTCACTTCAATGTTATCTGCtcttcttctctccctctcaatTGGTCTCCCGATTTCTATGATGTGCTCCAGAATCGTATCGGTGGTGGCAAACCTAAGATGCGATG GTATTTTAAGGAGCATGGATGGCCGTCTTCCAACCTATTTGAGAAGCCACCGGAGGATGATGAGAGCCGTGCTAAGCTGATTGATACTCTTCAG GATTGGAAAACTGAAAGGTACaaagaaataatcaaatctGGAACT GTGGAGCCCAGGCCTGGGGTTTTGAGGTTGATGGATGAGGCTAAGGCTGCT ggaaaaaagcTGGCTGTTTGCTCTGCAGCAACTAAAAGTTCAGTTATACTCTGTCTTGAGAACCTTATAGGAATG GAGCGGTTTCAAGGCCTTGATTGCTTTCTTGCAG GTGATGATGTCAAGGAAAAGAAGCCAGATCCATCAATTTATGTGACAGCTTCCAAG ATGCTTGGTGTGTCGGAGAGGGATTGTTTGGTGGTGGAGGATAGTGTCATTGGTCTACAG GCGGCAACAACAGCTGGAATGTCATGTGTTATCACTTACACCCCTTCAACAGCTGATCAG GATTTCAAAGATGCTATAGCAATTTACCCTGATTTGAGTAATGTGAG ATTAAAAGACTTAGAGTTGTTGCTTCAAAATGTTGTTGCTGCCAGCTAG